Proteins from one Sylvia atricapilla isolate bSylAtr1 chromosome 1, bSylAtr1.pri, whole genome shotgun sequence genomic window:
- the GMNN gene encoding geminin yields MSSKMKQKLTTEKSSGSLQKYLTDATCSAAPRQTLKMIQPSAAGSLIGRCNEKKSSVRRKLWNNKFASKTCKAEVSVDKGQENENVIQAEDLMVKGSPSSQYWKEVAEERRKALYEVLQENEKLHKEIEQKDSEIARLKEENEELMSLAEHVHYMTNVIERLTGQAPDSLETLESLALEESRQENEEHTCGDEADSPSEEKPSQVLSGLRETGSDFPSKEASHLQLE; encoded by the exons GATCTTTGCAG AAGTACCTCACAGATGCCACTTGCAGTGCTGCCCCAAGACAGACTCTTAAAATGATTCAGCCTTCAGCAGCAGGTAGCCTGATTGGCAGGTGTAATGAG aaaaagTCTTCAGTCAGAAGGAAACTCTGGAATAACAAATTTGCCTCAAAGACTTGTAAAGCTGAGGTGTCTGTGGACAAGGGacaagaaaatgagaatgtCATTCAAGCTGAAGATCTCATGGTGAAAG GAAGTCCTTCATCTCAGTATTGGAAAGAAGTGGCTGAAGAAAGGAGGAAGGCTCTGTATGAAGTgcttcaagaaaatgaaaag TTGCACAAAGAAATCGAGCAGAAGGATAGTGAAATTGCTCGCCTGAAAGAAGAGAATGAAGAGCTCATGTCCCTTGCTGAGCACGTGCACTATATGACCAATGTGATTGAg AGGCTAACTGGGCAAGCACCTGACAGTCTTGAGACACTGGAGAGTCTGGCTCTAGAGGAATCCagacaggaaaatgaagagCATACCTGTGGAGATGAGGCAGACAGCCCTTCTGAAGAAAAGCCATCCCAAGTATTGTCTGGCTTAAGAGAGACTGGATCAGATTTTCCTTCAAAGGAAGCAAGCCATTTGCAACTGGAATGA